One region of Syntrophobacter fumaroxidans MPOB genomic DNA includes:
- a CDS encoding translocation/assembly module TamB domain-containing protein: MNKTTHTREGSRERNVPLRLLIGAVLLCLVVPLLLILGLHLPVVQKMVIDRLVSEVEGETGYSVRIGSYRWWPFSKLELVDLTVKAADRNLLECRHAEISYGIALEWPPVRPREIVLEKPALHLESRGKGEFRIPALNGGRAADGSPEKGLGLLPVVLPKVRVIGGAVDASQDGRQVLAIREVTGTLLLREIRDPDGVRIKVDFGQWQGRADLPAWGDWELTGNAEISDGAVHSGGIRFSLREKGSVECRGDWELRPPYQGAATVLLNGFPVDSFVSGHGGLPRLKEVSGRLVLDHKTEAFVLDHEINTNLGDFAGKLEFLQLPGTGTPSIKWLLEYSDLNLPGGEQFPETHLFGALELDVTGSDWEGLTGGFRHRINPSKFGEHVIVSGEITAAFDRGKLSVTGNSIKSTLADFGFSATFDYRGAWDARHSGGIKAELRIDQARLDRVFTKFRQKTGGALRFDGRYGAGDLGKWQKWEGKLEGDVNIPDTASLKASGKYGNEKLNLDYETEIMDLQKLSLLIPGWNAKGRLTSKGNLKGQYPDFSWEGTIQSPLLQYGSVRAEQVAVKGKGNILGREGRREVSVKGVNVVLDGKKARSLSLDLQQQDDACRFEFKSEGVLGQLSATLKGRLEKIWTDPRTLVVDRGEFKWREQSGTVDGRIDLGAEHFKIHSLNVQQGRQKIRVSGEASRESKCDLRLVAEGINAGQWASVLGVTELTGGTVAGQVSLSGRSEQPEARVDVQLVNGMFRNRESIDRVRLQGTLARDVFSFESEIGLPGSATPLSLKGQVPVTVGIVPMQFEVRRSAEMALSLKVVALNAERLLPYLSALEGLGGRIEGEILCGGSIDQPLLKGSGAWRDGRVTVKAWPNPVDDIQVEWHADGRQIQIDRAGMKVLGGHVELTGRLDYPSFQTAKLSASGRDLRVSKVYGIEGKISGKADLSRTPQGIELSGNLLLSDAEMNLGRLESDLARSITVVEGDAESDFVEIGSSDKTHDRYYSSLKTDVVLDLPASGMAVRGKGLNAQIVGSLKIEKSVNGPVRLVGGLQTTRGTYTFQDKELKIVQGEVVFLGTPKPDPALRILCEKQVKDVIVQVHVTGPISQPKLVLASIPTMNRVDILSYLLFDHPAGDLSSGQKFQLRDRAASWLGSGASAALKKAFGESRFAPDTLRYRSSTGKNELSGSSASSSGKGEGGVVEIGKQITPDLYVNYGRGVLGEDGNQVQIEYRFNRHLSVQTEIGGTRQSGVDFFWRHDFGK; encoded by the coding sequence GTGAACAAGACGACCCATACCAGGGAAGGATCTCGCGAGCGGAACGTCCCTTTGCGCCTTCTCATAGGGGCCGTGTTGCTCTGCCTGGTCGTTCCGCTGCTCCTCATTCTCGGCCTTCACCTTCCCGTTGTCCAGAAGATGGTGATCGATCGGCTGGTGAGCGAAGTCGAAGGAGAGACCGGCTACAGTGTCCGGATCGGATCCTACCGGTGGTGGCCGTTCTCGAAGCTCGAGCTGGTCGATCTCACGGTGAAAGCGGCGGACAGGAATCTGCTCGAATGCCGGCACGCCGAGATCAGCTACGGAATTGCATTGGAATGGCCGCCCGTCCGGCCCCGGGAAATCGTTCTTGAAAAGCCCGCGCTTCACCTTGAAAGCCGTGGAAAGGGAGAGTTCCGGATTCCTGCCCTGAATGGGGGCAGGGCGGCCGATGGTTCCCCGGAGAAAGGCCTCGGCCTTCTTCCCGTGGTGCTTCCGAAGGTGCGCGTCATCGGGGGAGCTGTCGATGCCAGCCAGGATGGTCGACAGGTCCTGGCCATTCGTGAGGTGACGGGGACTTTGTTGTTGCGAGAGATTCGCGATCCCGATGGGGTGAGGATCAAGGTCGATTTCGGACAATGGCAGGGACGCGCCGATTTGCCCGCCTGGGGCGATTGGGAACTGACCGGGAATGCCGAAATCTCGGATGGAGCGGTGCATTCCGGGGGGATTCGATTTTCCCTGCGGGAGAAGGGCTCGGTGGAATGCCGGGGCGACTGGGAGCTCCGTCCTCCCTACCAAGGCGCCGCGACGGTGTTGTTGAACGGTTTTCCCGTCGACTCTTTTGTGAGCGGGCACGGTGGGCTTCCCCGCCTCAAGGAGGTCTCCGGCCGCCTCGTCCTGGACCACAAGACGGAAGCCTTTGTCCTCGATCACGAGATCAACACGAATCTGGGCGATTTTGCGGGCAAGCTCGAATTTCTCCAGCTGCCGGGAACTGGAACGCCATCGATCAAATGGCTCCTCGAGTATTCCGACCTGAATCTCCCGGGCGGCGAGCAGTTTCCTGAAACCCATCTGTTCGGGGCGCTCGAACTGGATGTGACGGGGTCCGACTGGGAGGGGCTGACGGGCGGTTTCAGGCATCGCATCAACCCTTCCAAGTTCGGCGAGCACGTCATAGTGTCCGGCGAAATCACGGCCGCTTTCGATCGCGGCAAGCTGTCGGTGACCGGGAATTCGATCAAGAGTACCCTGGCCGATTTCGGCTTCTCCGCAACGTTCGATTATCGCGGTGCGTGGGACGCCCGTCATAGCGGCGGTATCAAGGCGGAGTTGCGGATCGACCAGGCCAGGCTCGACCGGGTTTTCACCAAGTTCCGGCAGAAGACGGGAGGAGCCCTTCGTTTCGACGGCCGATACGGCGCGGGCGATCTCGGGAAATGGCAAAAGTGGGAAGGAAAGCTCGAAGGGGATGTGAACATCCCGGACACGGCCTCGCTTAAGGCCTCGGGCAAATATGGCAACGAGAAACTGAACCTTGATTATGAAACCGAAATAATGGATCTGCAGAAGCTCTCCCTTCTCATTCCCGGCTGGAACGCCAAAGGCAGGCTGACCTCCAAAGGGAACCTGAAAGGACAATACCCTGATTTTTCCTGGGAAGGCACGATCCAGTCGCCCTTGCTGCAATATGGTTCCGTCCGGGCCGAGCAGGTCGCAGTGAAAGGAAAGGGAAACATCCTGGGCAGGGAAGGCCGGCGCGAGGTTTCGGTCAAAGGCGTCAATGTCGTCCTGGACGGAAAGAAAGCGCGCTCGCTGAGCCTTGACTTGCAGCAGCAGGACGATGCGTGCCGGTTTGAATTCAAGAGCGAGGGAGTGCTCGGCCAGTTGTCCGCCACATTGAAGGGGCGCCTGGAGAAAATCTGGACCGACCCGCGCACGCTTGTCGTCGATCGGGGGGAGTTCAAGTGGAGGGAGCAGAGCGGCACGGTGGACGGCAGAATCGATCTCGGCGCGGAGCACTTCAAGATCCATTCGCTGAACGTTCAGCAGGGCAGGCAGAAGATACGGGTCAGCGGCGAGGCATCCAGGGAATCGAAGTGCGATTTGCGACTTGTCGCGGAAGGCATCAATGCCGGGCAATGGGCTTCCGTTCTCGGAGTGACCGAGCTGACCGGAGGCACCGTCGCCGGGCAGGTTTCGTTGAGCGGCCGCTCCGAACAGCCCGAAGCCAGGGTTGACGTGCAGCTGGTCAACGGCATGTTCCGAAACCGGGAATCCATCGACCGGGTCCGCCTGCAGGGGACTTTGGCCAGGGACGTTTTCAGTTTTGAGAGCGAGATCGGACTGCCCGGTTCGGCGACCCCGTTGAGCTTGAAAGGCCAAGTGCCGGTGACGGTCGGCATCGTGCCGATGCAGTTCGAGGTTCGTCGATCCGCAGAGATGGCGCTCTCCCTTAAGGTCGTCGCATTGAACGCCGAGCGGCTTTTGCCCTACCTGTCGGCGCTGGAGGGTCTCGGGGGCCGAATCGAGGGTGAAATCCTTTGCGGGGGCAGCATCGATCAGCCGCTTCTCAAAGGTTCGGGGGCTTGGCGCGATGGTCGGGTCACCGTGAAGGCATGGCCGAATCCGGTGGACGACATCCAGGTGGAGTGGCATGCCGACGGCAGGCAGATTCAAATCGACAGAGCCGGCATGAAGGTGCTGGGGGGACACGTGGAGCTTACGGGCAGACTGGATTATCCGTCTTTTCAGACCGCGAAGCTTTCGGCCTCCGGACGCGACCTGAGGGTGTCCAAGGTCTATGGAATCGAGGGAAAAATCTCGGGAAAGGCCGATCTCTCTCGAACTCCGCAAGGAATCGAACTGAGCGGCAACCTGCTCCTTTCCGACGCCGAGATGAACCTTGGCCGGCTGGAATCCGACCTTGCCAGGAGCATCACCGTGGTTGAGGGAGATGCGGAAAGCGATTTTGTCGAGATCGGGAGTAGTGATAAAACGCATGACCGTTATTATAGTAGTTTGAAAACCGACGTCGTGCTGGATTTGCCTGCTTCCGGGATGGCGGTCCGAGGGAAAGGCCTGAACGCTCAAATAGTGGGCTCCCTGAAAATAGAAAAATCCGTCAACGGTCCGGTAAGGCTGGTCGGCGGGCTTCAGACCACCAGGGGGACGTACACTTTCCAGGACAAGGAATTGAAAATCGTGCAGGGAGAGGTCGTTTTCCTGGGAACTCCCAAGCCCGATCCGGCGTTGCGCATCCTCTGCGAAAAGCAGGTCAAGGACGTAATCGTCCAGGTGCACGTGACGGGACCGATCAGCCAACCCAAGCTGGTGCTCGCCAGTATTCCGACAATGAACCGGGTGGACATACTCTCCTACCTGCTGTTCGACCATCCCGCGGGTGATCTGAGCTCCGGGCAAAAGTTCCAATTACGGGACCGAGCGGCATCGTGGCTGGGCTCGGGAGCGTCCGCCGCTTTGAAAAAGGCGTTCGGGGAGAGCCGTTTTGCCCCGGACACTCTGCGATACCGGAGCTCAACCGGCAAGAATGAGCTGAGCGGTTCCTCCGCCTCTTCGAGCGGGAAGGGGGAGGGAGGGGTAGTCGAAATCGGCAAGCAGATCACTCCCGATCTATACGTGAACTACGGCAGGGGAGTTCTTGGAGAAGACGGCAATCAGGTTCAAATCGAGTATCGTTTCAATCGTCATCTGTCCGTGCAGACTGAGATCGGCGGCACCCGGCAAAGCGGTGTGGATTTCTTCTGGCGGCACGATTTTGGAAAATAA
- a CDS encoding proline dehydrogenase family protein, with product MDSDLERRVQQTGLWLYELIEGESPSVFRKEFWTGKMLEWCMQNEAFKVEMFRFVDVFPYLTRPESVARHVQEYFSRPGVNFPAVLQWGLRAVSPGSLTAKVIARSITHNLHNMARQFIVGSNPSEALPNLERLRGQGMAFTIDLLGEAVVSEKEAEEYVSRYLELFDILDEAQRKWPAIGGGAQQADWGHAPKVNVSIKASAMYSQMSARSFEDSVARSKEKLRPILRKALATGSFVNLDMERHALKDLTLALFRSLMEEDEFRDYPHVGIVIQAYLKDSERDLEEILGWAKATGRHFTIRLVKGAYWDSEVIWARQSEWPVPVFTSKPETDANFEKLADLIMENHQWVSLACASHNMRSISYVMERARDLSVPAGRLEYQVLYGMGEPVRNALRKAGLPVRLYTPVGDMIQGMSYLVRRLLENTANESFLRKSFFQGVSRELLLRNPMDVLAEERTAGPVPARDAPEYGDKGPFCNEPCFDWTIPEHRAGFRDALDRVRATFPIKVPLTIGGSRFDTPVRLRSVNPNRAEEMVGDVAGAGPLEADAAVEAAKAAFAAWRDTPPGERAEYLFKAAAAARRIRYDLAALQVYEVGKAWSEADADVCEAIDFLEYYGREMIRLSRPKRMGHAPGEISHLFYEPRGVAAVIAPWNFPMAISTGMTSAALVTGNTVVYKPASQSPVVGSMVMNVFEEAGLPKGVLSFLPGPGAQIGDYLVHHPDVAVIAFTGSKKVGLDIIAQANRDAERAGHVKTVVAEMGGKNAIVVDADADLDEALAQIVHSAFGYQGQKCSACSRLIVLEEIYDKLVERLKAAAESIHLGPPEDPKNLMGAVIEAGARKRIMEYIELGRKDGTVLVERTVPGNEGFFVPLTILADLPPDHRLAREEIFGPVLVVFKVKDFARAIEIANDTEYALTGGVFSRSPANIDLARREFRTGNLYINRGCTGAVVERHPFGGFKLSGIGSKAGGPDYLLQFMVPRNVVENTLRRGFAPADE from the coding sequence ATGGATTCTGACCTTGAAAGACGCGTGCAGCAAACGGGATTGTGGCTCTACGAATTGATCGAAGGGGAGTCTCCATCGGTCTTCCGGAAGGAATTCTGGACCGGCAAGATGCTGGAATGGTGCATGCAGAATGAGGCCTTCAAGGTCGAGATGTTCCGGTTCGTGGATGTTTTTCCCTATCTTACCCGTCCCGAATCCGTGGCACGGCACGTGCAAGAGTACTTTTCCAGGCCCGGCGTGAACTTCCCCGCGGTCCTCCAGTGGGGGCTGAGAGCCGTTTCCCCCGGGTCGCTCACTGCCAAGGTGATCGCCAGAAGCATCACGCACAACCTCCACAACATGGCAAGACAGTTCATCGTCGGCTCGAATCCTTCCGAAGCCCTTCCGAATCTCGAAAGGCTTCGCGGCCAGGGCATGGCCTTCACGATCGACCTGCTCGGTGAAGCCGTCGTTTCCGAGAAGGAAGCCGAGGAATACGTGAGCCGCTACCTGGAGCTGTTCGACATCCTCGACGAGGCGCAACGGAAATGGCCGGCAATCGGCGGGGGGGCCCAGCAGGCGGACTGGGGACACGCGCCCAAGGTGAACGTCTCCATCAAAGCCTCGGCGATGTATTCTCAGATGAGCGCCCGCTCGTTCGAAGATTCCGTCGCCCGATCGAAGGAAAAGCTGCGGCCGATCCTGCGGAAGGCCCTGGCCACCGGGTCCTTCGTCAATCTGGACATGGAACGGCATGCGCTCAAAGACCTTACCCTGGCGCTTTTCCGCAGCTTGATGGAAGAGGATGAATTCCGGGACTATCCACACGTGGGCATCGTCATCCAGGCCTATCTCAAGGACAGCGAGCGGGACCTGGAGGAAATCCTCGGATGGGCGAAGGCGACCGGCCGACATTTCACGATACGCCTGGTGAAAGGGGCTTACTGGGATTCGGAGGTCATCTGGGCGCGCCAGAGCGAGTGGCCCGTTCCCGTGTTCACTTCCAAGCCGGAGACCGATGCCAATTTCGAAAAACTGGCCGACCTCATCATGGAGAATCACCAGTGGGTGTCGCTGGCCTGCGCCTCTCACAACATGCGTTCCATCTCCTACGTGATGGAACGCGCCAGGGACTTGTCCGTTCCCGCCGGTCGCCTGGAATACCAGGTGCTCTACGGCATGGGGGAGCCGGTGCGCAACGCCCTGCGCAAGGCCGGACTGCCGGTCCGGCTCTACACTCCGGTCGGGGACATGATTCAGGGCATGTCTTATCTCGTTCGCAGGCTGCTGGAGAACACAGCGAACGAGTCGTTTCTGAGGAAGAGCTTCTTCCAGGGCGTATCCCGTGAACTGCTGCTCCGCAATCCGATGGACGTTCTTGCGGAGGAGCGGACGGCGGGCCCCGTTCCCGCCCGCGATGCACCGGAATACGGCGACAAAGGCCCCTTCTGCAATGAACCCTGCTTCGATTGGACGATTCCCGAGCACCGGGCCGGCTTTCGGGACGCACTGGATCGGGTCCGCGCAACCTTTCCCATCAAGGTGCCGTTGACCATCGGAGGCTCAAGATTCGACACCCCCGTGCGCCTTCGATCGGTAAACCCGAACCGCGCGGAAGAGATGGTCGGTGATGTGGCCGGTGCCGGACCGCTGGAAGCGGATGCGGCGGTGGAGGCGGCCAAAGCCGCTTTTGCGGCGTGGCGCGACACGCCCCCCGGGGAGCGCGCCGAGTATTTGTTCAAAGCGGCGGCGGCTGCCCGGAGGATACGATACGACCTGGCCGCGCTGCAGGTGTACGAGGTGGGAAAGGCGTGGAGCGAGGCCGATGCGGACGTCTGCGAGGCCATAGATTTCCTGGAGTATTACGGCAGGGAAATGATCCGATTGAGCCGTCCGAAGAGGATGGGACACGCCCCCGGGGAGATCAGCCACCTGTTCTACGAGCCGAGAGGGGTTGCCGCAGTGATCGCCCCCTGGAATTTCCCGATGGCCATATCGACCGGAATGACCTCCGCCGCGCTGGTCACCGGGAACACCGTGGTCTACAAGCCCGCCTCCCAGTCTCCCGTGGTCGGTTCGATGGTGATGAACGTCTTCGAAGAGGCGGGGCTGCCCAAAGGTGTCCTGAGCTTTCTTCCGGGACCCGGCGCCCAGATCGGCGACTACCTCGTTCATCATCCGGACGTAGCGGTGATCGCGTTCACCGGCAGCAAGAAGGTTGGACTCGACATCATCGCCCAGGCCAACCGGGATGCGGAGCGTGCCGGCCACGTCAAGACCGTTGTCGCCGAAATGGGGGGAAAGAACGCGATCGTCGTGGATGCCGATGCCGATCTGGATGAAGCGCTTGCGCAGATCGTTCACTCGGCGTTCGGCTACCAGGGGCAGAAATGCTCCGCTTGCTCGCGCCTGATCGTCCTCGAGGAGATTTACGACAAGCTGGTCGAACGGCTGAAGGCCGCCGCCGAAAGCATTCACCTGGGCCCTCCCGAAGACCCGAAGAATCTGATGGGGGCCGTGATCGAAGCCGGCGCGCGGAAACGAATCATGGAATACATCGAGCTCGGGCGCAAGGACGGCACGGTACTCGTGGAGCGGACCGTTCCGGGAAACGAGGGCTTTTTCGTGCCGCTCACGATCCTCGCGGACCTCCCGCCGGATCATCGCCTGGCCCGGGAAGAGATTTTCGGTCCGGTCCTGGTGGTCTTCAAGGTCAAGGATTTTGCCCGGGCGATTGAAATCGCCAACGACACCGAATACGCCCTGACCGGCGGGGTGTTCTCCAGGAGCCCGGCCAACATCGACCTGGCCAGGCGCGAGTTCCGCACCGGCAACCTCTACATCAACCGCGGCTGCACGGGAGCCGTCGTGGAAAGGCATCCGTTCGGAGGGTTCAAGCTTTCGGGCATCGGCTCGAAAGCAGGGGGGCCGGATTATCTCCTTCAGTTTATGGTGCCTCGCAACGTCGTCGAAAACACCCTGCGGCGCGGCTTCGCACCCGCGGATGAATAG
- a CDS encoding branched-chain amino acid ABC transporter substrate-binding protein, which produces MKRISFVVLALFIMLGSAHAAETVKIGLMAPMTGSWASEGAEMKQVCDLLAEQVNAKGGVAGKKIEVITEDDGGVPQTAALAAQRLAALKVTVVIGTYGSAVTEASQNIFDEQKIIQIANGSTAIRLTEKGLKYFLRTCPRDDEQAKVAAQTIRKLGVKKLAILHDNSTYAKGLADETKGLLAADKGVEIVFFDALTPKEQDYTTVLTKMKSFQPEMVFFTGYYGEAGLLLKQAKQMNWKVTFMGGDATNNPDLVKSAGKDASAGFYFLSAPLPKDLPSEDAKAFLATFTKKYGNPPNSIYAVLAGDGLRVALEAIAKTNSTDTEKVADYLHKNLKDFPGLTGKISFNDKGDRVGEVYRVYKVNEEGLFILQP; this is translated from the coding sequence ATGAAGAGGATTTCTTTCGTCGTTCTGGCATTGTTCATCATGTTGGGCAGCGCACACGCCGCGGAAACGGTCAAGATCGGACTCATGGCTCCGATGACCGGTTCCTGGGCCAGCGAAGGTGCCGAAATGAAGCAGGTCTGCGATCTGCTGGCCGAACAGGTGAACGCCAAGGGGGGTGTGGCGGGGAAGAAGATCGAAGTGATCACCGAGGACGACGGAGGCGTTCCGCAGACGGCCGCTCTCGCCGCGCAGAGATTGGCCGCCCTGAAGGTGACGGTGGTGATCGGCACCTACGGCTCCGCCGTGACGGAAGCCAGCCAGAATATTTTCGACGAACAGAAAATCATCCAGATCGCCAACGGTTCCACCGCAATCCGGTTGACGGAAAAGGGCCTCAAGTATTTCCTGCGGACTTGCCCCCGTGACGACGAACAGGCCAAGGTTGCAGCTCAAACCATCCGGAAGCTGGGCGTAAAGAAACTCGCGATCCTCCACGACAACAGCACATATGCCAAGGGCCTCGCCGACGAGACGAAAGGTCTGCTCGCCGCGGACAAGGGCGTTGAAATCGTGTTCTTCGACGCACTCACCCCCAAGGAGCAGGACTACACCACCGTGCTCACGAAGATGAAATCCTTCCAGCCCGAAATGGTCTTCTTCACAGGGTATTACGGCGAGGCGGGACTCCTGCTCAAGCAGGCCAAGCAGATGAATTGGAAGGTGACCTTCATGGGCGGCGATGCCACGAACAATCCCGACCTGGTGAAGAGCGCCGGGAAGGACGCTTCGGCCGGGTTTTACTTTCTGAGCGCGCCTCTGCCCAAGGATTTGCCCTCCGAAGATGCCAAGGCGTTCCTGGCCACGTTCACGAAAAAATACGGCAACCCCCCGAATTCCATCTATGCGGTGCTCGCCGGTGACGGTTTGCGGGTGGCGCTGGAGGCGATCGCCAAGACCAATTCGACGGACACCGAAAAGGTGGCGGATTATCTCCACAAGAACCTGAAGGACTTTCCGGGCCTGACCGGTAAGATCTCCTTCAACGACAAAGGTGACCGCGTCGGCGAAGTGTATCGTGTCTACAAAGTCAATGAAGAGGGGCTCTTCATACTCCAACCCTAG
- a CDS encoding branched-chain amino acid ABC transporter permease: MEQFFQQLTNGLAVGSIYALIALGYTMVYGVLKLINFAHSDLFTLGAYLGLTLLSSLLLVDRLGPLGGALVLAAMVMGLVAVAGALLDRVAYRPLRESPRLSAVVSALGASIFLQNTIMLIYGARYRVYPPDILPKASIHMLGVDIPLVRILILGASVIMMAGLFVFIQKTRIGTAIRAAAIDQGAARLMGIDVNRVILLVFMVGPALGGAAGLMVGLYYGQINFTMGWGYGLKAFTAAILGGIGNIPGAMVGGILLGLIESMSAAYLSFAWKDAIAFCVLILILIVRPTGLLGERVAEKV, encoded by the coding sequence ATGGAACAGTTCTTCCAGCAGTTGACAAACGGTTTGGCTGTCGGGTCAATCTACGCCCTCATTGCACTTGGCTACACCATGGTCTACGGCGTGCTGAAACTGATCAATTTCGCCCACAGCGATTTGTTCACACTCGGCGCCTATCTCGGCCTCACCCTCCTGTCGTCCCTGCTCCTGGTCGACCGGCTCGGTCCTCTGGGCGGGGCCCTGGTGCTGGCCGCAATGGTGATGGGGCTGGTGGCCGTCGCGGGCGCGCTGCTGGACCGGGTGGCCTATCGCCCCCTGCGGGAATCCCCGCGGCTTTCGGCAGTGGTTTCCGCCCTGGGCGCCTCCATTTTTCTCCAGAACACGATCATGCTCATCTACGGGGCCAGGTACAGGGTTTATCCTCCGGATATTCTGCCCAAGGCGTCCATTCACATGCTGGGCGTCGATATCCCGCTGGTGCGCATCCTCATCCTGGGGGCGTCGGTCATCATGATGGCCGGCCTCTTTGTCTTCATTCAAAAAACCCGGATCGGAACCGCCATACGGGCGGCCGCCATAGACCAGGGCGCGGCCCGCCTGATGGGAATTGACGTCAATCGCGTGATCCTCCTGGTCTTCATGGTCGGACCGGCCCTGGGAGGCGCAGCGGGCTTGATGGTGGGCCTGTACTACGGGCAGATCAATTTCACCATGGGCTGGGGATACGGACTCAAGGCCTTTACGGCGGCGATCCTCGGAGGCATTGGAAACATCCCCGGGGCCATGGTCGGGGGAATCCTCCTCGGTCTCATCGAATCGATGAGCGCCGCCTACCTGTCTTTCGCCTGGAAGGACGCAATAGCGTTCTGCGTTTTGATTCTAATCCTTATCGTGAGGCCCACGGGTCTTTTGGGCGAGCGCGTCGCTGAAAAGGTATGA
- a CDS encoding branched-chain amino acid ABC transporter permease, with protein sequence MIRQLKSIGIPAVLFACLPLFLNAYWIDVLNSVGIYAILGLSLNLIVGHTGLFNLGHAAFYAVGAYTAAILNTKFQVPVLLLIPVCGFAAGLFALVVSKPIIHLRGDYLCIVTIGVGEIVRIALINDVFGITGGSNGIFGISRPSLFGFVIRTPLEFFYLIWAFAAITVLLFHLLERSRFGRALNYLREDEVAAEGSGINTAHYKLASFVIGAAWAGMTGNLFAAKMTIISPDSFTFWESVVMFAIVILGGSGSIPGVLVGAFLIVGLPEVFREFANARMLVFGAAMMVMMVFRTQGLLPARPRPYAIPALPEGEGGE encoded by the coding sequence ATGATCAGGCAACTCAAGTCGATCGGCATACCGGCGGTCCTGTTTGCATGTCTGCCGCTGTTTTTGAACGCCTACTGGATTGATGTGCTCAACAGCGTGGGCATCTACGCCATCCTCGGGCTGAGCCTGAACCTCATTGTCGGCCACACCGGGCTTTTCAACCTCGGTCACGCGGCATTCTACGCGGTGGGAGCCTATACGGCCGCCATCCTCAACACCAAGTTCCAGGTTCCGGTGCTGTTGCTTATTCCCGTGTGCGGTTTCGCGGCGGGGCTCTTCGCCCTGGTCGTTTCCAAACCGATCATTCATCTGCGCGGGGACTATCTGTGCATCGTGACCATCGGTGTGGGGGAAATCGTGCGCATCGCGCTTATCAATGACGTCTTCGGCATCACCGGGGGCTCGAACGGCATTTTCGGGATATCCAGGCCGTCCCTGTTCGGGTTCGTAATCCGCACGCCCCTGGAGTTTTTCTACCTCATCTGGGCGTTTGCCGCGATCACCGTGCTGCTCTTTCACCTCCTGGAACGCTCCCGCTTCGGGCGCGCGTTGAACTACTTGCGCGAAGACGAGGTCGCCGCCGAGGGCAGCGGCATCAACACCGCTCACTACAAGCTGGCCTCGTTCGTGATCGGGGCCGCCTGGGCCGGTATGACGGGCAATCTCTTCGCCGCAAAAATGACTATTATCTCGCCGGATTCCTTTACATTCTGGGAATCCGTCGTGATGTTCGCCATCGTCATCCTGGGCGGCTCCGGAAGCATCCCGGGAGTGTTGGTCGGAGCCTTTCTGATCGTCGGGCTGCCGGAGGTCTTCAGGGAGTTCGCGAACGCGCGGATGCTGGTTTTCGGGGCGGCAATGATGGTGATGATGGTGTTTCGGACCCAGGGGCTTCTGCCGGCACGACCGCGCCCATACGCCATTCCCGCGTTGCCCGAAGGGGAGGGCGGGGAATGA
- a CDS encoding ABC transporter ATP-binding protein: MSLLSLQRLTKNFGGLTAVSSLSFDVQPGSIVGLIGPNGAGKTTVFNLITGIYLPDQGEIMFRQSSILGMRTHKIVSLGIARTFQTIRLFQNLSVLENVLAGCHCQMRSGVLSSMFHTRRQRLEEREALTRSVRALDFVGLRAQAGQLARNLSYGNQRLLELARALATGPQLLILDEPAGGMNEQETRRLVALISKLRDTGITVLLIEHDMTLVMRVCEKIVVLEYGSKIAEGSPEAVKNDPKVIEAYLGTEKEW, translated from the coding sequence ATGAGCCTCCTGAGTCTGCAGCGGCTCACGAAGAACTTCGGGGGCCTCACCGCCGTCAGCAGCCTCTCTTTTGATGTCCAACCCGGGTCAATCGTCGGTCTGATCGGTCCCAACGGGGCGGGCAAGACGACCGTTTTCAACCTGATTACGGGAATTTACCTTCCCGATCAGGGCGAAATCATGTTTCGCCAAAGCTCCATCCTGGGAATGCGTACCCACAAAATCGTGTCCCTGGGCATTGCAAGAACGTTCCAGACCATCCGGCTGTTTCAGAACCTGTCGGTGCTCGAAAACGTTCTTGCCGGCTGCCACTGCCAGATGCGTTCGGGCGTGTTGTCGTCGATGTTCCATACGCGCAGGCAGCGCCTGGAGGAACGGGAGGCGCTCACCAGGTCGGTGAGGGCCCTGGACTTCGTGGGGCTGCGTGCCCAGGCCGGGCAACTTGCCCGGAACCTCTCCTACGGAAATCAACGCCTTCTGGAGCTCGCCCGCGCCCTGGCCACCGGCCCTCAGCTGCTGATCCTCGATGAGCCGGCAGGGGGGATGAACGAGCAGGAGACACGCCGGCTCGTTGCCCTGATTTCGAAGTTGAGAGACACGGGCATCACGGTTCTTCTCATCGAACATGACATGACCCTGGTCATGAGGGTATGCGAGAAGATCGTGGTCCTCGAATACGGGTCGAAAATCGCGGAAGGATCGCCCGAGGCGGTGAAAAACGATCCCAAGGTCATTGAAGCCTACCTCGGAACCGAAAAAGAGTGGTGA